gggtcttcaatcctattccattgatcccctTGGTAAAATGGCGCTTGTCCCTTGCATCCTTTAATATTACCATACTTTTTTACccatatttttattcactttacatctaatCACATTTCTGCTGAGACCCAACTAGGCAggacagggagaaagaagggagtcTAACGGcaaggaacagagactgagacatcCCACCCCCAATCATTATGGGAACCCATGGAAAACAAGCTCTAAATTTGCTACAAATATGTAGTGTAGGTGGGTCAAGATCAAGCCCCTGTACACTCCCTGGTTAGTGACCCAGGCTCCGTGATCCCCTATGATCCCTGGTTAGCTGACACTATGAATAGTCTTGCAGTTTTCTAAACCCCTCTGATTTTCTCACTTCTATGACCCACTCTTCTACAAGAATCCGCAAGCTCCAGCTTATGTTTCCCTATGGGTCTCGGCATATGCCTCTACCTGCTGCATGATGATGTATATCAAGAGACAATTATTCTAGAACCTTCTGTGCAAGCAtagtagagtatcattaataatgtcaggggttGACTCTCTCACATGGGGTTGTCTCAAATTGGAGCAGtctttggttggctggttttgcCCTCAATCTCTACtatacatcttgtaggcaggttgttttgagttgaaggttttgtgggtggattaatatccccatccctcctctgtaactcctgcctggctacaagaaGTAGCCACTTCCAGCTCTGTATCCCCGCCTTGTATGGGAATCCCAGCTAGCGTCACTCCTAAAGACGCCTGTATCCTTCCCCATCACATATCTCCTGCAAGTCAACAGTGATATCCCTTACCAATTTACTTTCTCACTCCAAGCCTTCTTCTGCCCCCTAATTTGATCACCATCCCCAGGCCACATCCCTCATTCCTGTACACAACTCCCTCTCTCTATCCACCTCCCATGACTATTAAATATCCCTTATGGGTGATATTTGAGCATCCTTCCTTGGGACCTCCatattacccagtttctttgggtctgtgcaTTTTAGTATGGTTGACCTGTACTTTATCAATAATGTACACTTATAAGTGAAGACATAAGATATGTGCTTTTTtggctctgggttacctcactggggATGATAATCTCAAGGTCCATTCAGTTTCCAACAAAATTCAATATGCTTTtgcttttaatagttgaataataactcattgtgtagatgtaccacattacATTTATACATTCTtcggttgaaggacatctaggttggtTTGAGCATTTTCCTTGCACAACATACCTGGCCAGCATATGttatcacttgagtttttcatcttagccattctgagggttgtgagatggaacctcagagttattttgatttgcatttctctgatgactaaggatttagATCATTTCTATAAGTGCTTCTCAGGCATGAGAgaattctctgttgagaattctctgtttagttctgtacaccatttcttaattgagttatttggatTTTGGATATCTAAATTCTTGTGTGCTTTGTATGTTTTTGGGTATAAGCCAACTGTCAGGTGAACATTGGTGAAGATAACTTCTGATTCTTTAGACTGTCATTTTTTcatattgatggtgtccttttacTTACAGAATCTTTCCAGTTTCAGAAGGTCCCATATATTAATTGCTCTCAGAGCCTGGGCCATTGATGTTCTTTTCAGGAAGTTATCTCATAAGGTCTTTGAACTACTTGGgatgagttttgtgcagggtttGCACATAAAttcttgcattcttctacatgcagacatccagttagatcaatgctaatttttaaagttGCTTTCTTTTTACAATTGCATGGCTTTGCATTCTTTGTCAGAAATCAAATGTCCATAGGAGTATGGATTTATTTCAGagtctttgattctattctattgatcaatgCATATGTTCCCATACCAACCAATACCATACGGTTTTTATTACTACTGTTTGCAGAaaagcttgaggttagggattaTGATTCATCAggaagttttatttattgttctggatggttttattttgtattatttatttttccatgtgattttgagaattgctctgtcaATATCTGTAAAGAATGGTGGTGGagttttgatggaaattgcactCAATCTGTACATTGGTTTtgacaagatggtcattttcactgtgttaatTCTACTGATCCCTGATCATGGGAGAACTTTCCATGTTCTGATCTTATTCAATTCCTTTGAATATAAACTTAAAGTTAGTGTCATAGAggtttttcacttgctttgttagagttaccccaagatattttgttatttatggCTATAGTGAAGTTTGaagttttcctgatttctttataCCAATTGCTAGTATAAGgactctctaatttctttatggtcaTTAGTGATATGGACTTTTCTCTTagaactgttttcattgtgtctgcTAAGCTTGGACACAtagtgtcttcattttaattgaattctagaaagattTTAATTTATATCTTTATCTCTTCCCTGACCTCAAAGTTGCTGAGTAGACAGTTGCTAAGTTTCAACTAATGTGTAAGCTTTCTAATATTTTTGCAGTTGTTGAGGCCCAGTATTAATTCATGGTCGCCTGATACAATAGaaagtattatttcaatctttctgTGTATTtagaggcttgctttgtgaccatgcatatggtcagttttggatggttctgtgaagtgctgagaagaattatattcttttgtgtttgggtgaatgtagatatctgttaggtccatttgattcacaGTGTTCGTTCAGTTTCATTATTACCTGTTAAGTTTCTCTCCTCGATGATCTGTCAGTTGATGAGAATGCAGTGATAAATTCCCCCAATATTAATGTGTAGGGTTCCATGTAtggtttaaaatttatatatgtttCTTTTATCAAAGTgggagcccttgcatttggggtataGGTCCTCATAATTGAAATATCATTttcatagatttttcctttgatgattatgaagtaTCTTCTCTATCTATTTggattaattttgttttaaaggccattttattagatactttaaTAGCTACTCAGCTTATTTCTTgatccatttgcttgtaaatgttttccagccatttactctgaggtaattttATCTTTATCACTGAGGTGTGCTTCTTGTATGCAGGAGAATGATGGACCATGTTCTGCATTCGTTCTTTTAGactgttttttttgtgtgtgtgtgtgtgggtattgagtccattgatgttgagagaatTTAATGACCattgattgttactttctgttattttgatgctggtagtggtggtggtagtggtggtggtagttctGGTGGTGTTTTGTGGTGGTGATTGTTGCAGGAAGTATTAAAAAAATGACCTCTATGTCCCCATGATATTGCCAGCAACTCTCTGCCCTGGTGGCCTGGCCAGACATGCACTGGTGGGCAATGACTCACTGTTTttcatctcatggagactctgactcagaactccacaaccttcccacccagttccctaGGTTCCCACTGGTAGGTCACTCCCACAccaaccctgtgcttcaaatcccccacagcccTTTTGGTGCACCTCAGGCAAATCCATGGTACCTTTCTTGAACCCAAACAAACCTacatgtgaaggaaaacacaacacaaacttagttcagaacaAACTGTGACTCAGTCACTGAGCACAGCAATGAAAGTCCTAATCTTATAAATCTAAACACTCCAGTGGCAAATCCTGATGGATCCACCATTGAAACCGGGAGACACTAGTAATTGCATCCTGTCCTCATGCTATCTCTATCCAAAAGAACCTGACTCTTACCTGCATTGTCTTTTTCCCTCTCCAACCTGAAAGTCCCACCTACTCTCCCAATGATTGGCTACTTTATTCATTTGGGTtctggttcacaagaagtcacctgagtatgacTCATTCCTTTttcacagcccctcccaggaaagtggaattaacatcaacatacaaacagcaccaggcccatctacaacaggcagtggtggtggtgtttgtgtgtgtatgctcatgtgtactttccttgttttgttttgcttgtataGAATTACTTACtttctgtgttttcatgggtGTAGTTATTCTCCTTGGGTTAGAGATTTTCtcctagtgtttttttttctctccttaatatctcttttttgtttgtttgatttttggtttttgttttttcccctttttattaatatttttatacactacatattttatttcccacccTACCAAGTCTATCCACCCggcaactgttccacatcccatacctcctcccctccccctgtctccatgggGATGTCCAAACCCCcaccccatctgacctctaaactccctggggcctccagtgtcttgagggttaggttcatgatctctgaatgaacacagacccagaagtcctctactgAATTATGTTAGGGGCTTCATATAAGCTGGTATATagtgcctgtttggtggtccagtgtttgagagagcCTGTAGGTCGAGagtaattgagattgctggtcctcctacagggtctcactcagcttcattcagccttccctaatttagCAACAGGtaccagctgcttctgtccatttgtttgGTGTACGTATCTGCATCATACTCTTTCAgctctttgttgggtcttccagagtgctgtcatgctaggtccctttgtGTTGGTGCTCCATaacatcactaatagtgtcaggccttggtacctcactttgagctggatcccactttgggcctgtcactggaccttcatttcctcaggctcctctccaattctatccctgtaattctttcagacaggaacaataatGGGTCATACTTATGACTGTGTGATGGCTCCCCTCTtccttgatgccctgtcttcctgatggaggtaggctctgtaagttccctctccctactgtcaggtgTTTCATCTAAGGGcccttttttttttagtgctgTGAGTATCTCAccccccaggtctctggtgcattctggagggttcccccaacctcctatctcctgaggttacctgtttccattctttctgctggcctttgACGCTTCAGTagttttccctcccccaatgccAGATCAGGTTTCCCTCTCCCACAACTCCAGCTCCCTGTCCAACTTCCTTCCCAGgttcctccatcccttcccacttttgattgctttcttttccctcccatgtgggactgaggtgtcctcatttgggcacttcagcttgttgacctttttgagttatATCCTCCTACTGTTTTTTGTCAGGCTGGATTTATAGATAGAAGGTGTTTAAATTTGGTCTTGttattaaaatatcttattttctccatctatgataattgagagtttttctgtataTAGTAATTgtattggttggttttgtgtgtcaacttgacaaaggctggagttatcacaacgAAAGGAGCTTCAGTTCAGAAAGTGCAACcgtgagatccaactgtgggacattttctcaattagtgatcaagggggagagggccccttctgggtggtaccatctctggatgggtagtcttgggttctatcaaaaagcaagctgagaaagccagggaaaACAAGCCAGAAAGAAACATTCCCCCATGGTCTTTGTGTcaggtcctgcttcctgacctgcttgagttccagtcctgacttcctttggtgatcaacagcaatgtggaaagtgtaagctgaataaaccctttcctccccagtgtgcttcttggtcatgatgtttgtgcaggaatagaaacctgacAAAGACAATAATCTAGAATGGATAGCATGTCTCCAAGACATCTATCCAGGGCCTTCCAGTTTTTAGAGTTTCTATTGAGACTTCAGGCAAAAATCTGATAAGTCTAACTTTTTGTTTCCTGACTCTTTATCCTTAAAACCTTTCATATTATTTATGTGTTCAATAGCTGTaattttttgattattatttggcaGAAAgatttccttttctcctcaagtCTAATTGATGTTCTGCAATCTTCTTGTTTGCTTATAGACCTTTCTTTCCTTAGGTTGAAAAACTTTTTCTCTTAtgcttttgttgaagatattttctggttctTGGATCTGGGACTCTGCAccttcttctgttcttttttagTCTTAGGTAAGGCATTTTCATAGTGTGCCACGTATCCTGGATGTTTGTGTTTTTCaagaattttttatatataagattTTCTTTATCTGATATGTCActttcttctatcatatcttctgtgcctgagattctctctcccatatcttgtattctgtaagtgatgcttgtgtctgtttttttctgttctcttccttaggttttccatctccaggattacCTTAGTccgtggttttgtttttgttttttttttctgcttatatttctattttcaagtcttgatctcttttattcatttccttcactgttttcttagatttttctgtatttatttaaggggtttttatatatttcctcttTTAAGGCCTCTATTTATTTGATTGTAttttactgtatttccttaagagattgattaatttcattttaaaggcctctatcatcttcagaAGGTGAGATTTAAGGTCATAGTCAGGTGTGTTAGAGTATCCAGTAtttgctgtagtaggatagctgATCTCTGAAGGTTTCATATTGCcatggcttttgttgattgtggtCTTATGCTGACCCTTAGCTCTCTAGCTGTCTCTTGATGTTCCTCACATGCCAGgtatttgaagatgacataaTTTTATTTCCTGATGTGGCAGGCTTCTGGTATGTATCTGGCTAGACAATAGAATTCATTAAGCAATGCAAGTTTCCTCAGTGTTGGGTATGTACCTGAGGAAACATAGGATAGAGGATTCCAGGGGAAAGGCAGACAGTGAAGTTGTGATACAATGGTGCTCAGGAGAAAGGTACATTACTCTAGACATTCGGTCATTCCcaagagaactcacaggacagTGGAATGTGTTCAAGGAGGAAATCTAACATGTATCAACAGGTCTTATGAAGATGGATAGAGAGATGATTGGTCAGTGGAGGGGGGGAGTAACAATGGACTGCTCAGGGCAGCTAGGCATGCGTCAGAGAACTCTTCAGAACTCTGGGTGCAGAACAAGAAATTATTCTATGTGCTTCCAGATAAATAAGTCTGATGAACGTGGGGGAATGAGTGCAGGGAGGGAACCTCAACATTAGCATGCTTTGTGTCATCTACTCCTGACATTTGTCACTTGAGCTTGATGTGAATGGATTCATTTCTTGTTATTAACATTTGGAATACTTTCTGTGTTTGAATGTCCATATCCTACAGAAGATCAAGGAAAATCCATCTTCTATTTTATAGAATCAGTTTTCTGTGCTTTAGTCTGCATCTGAGACCTATCCTATGCACAAAAGATTTACATGTTTGGTGTTTAAATTGGCTCTCAGATttcttatattctctctctctctcttctctctctctctcctctctcttcactttctccctcttctctctctttcctcctctctctctctctctctctctctctctctctctctctctctctctctctctctctctctctctgtctctctctgagatTGGAGGATGACAAAGGCCATTATTAGCATTTTCTTCAccataaggtttttttttcaaaaacactagAGATGTTCACTGACAGAATCATCAtagatattatttttttcatttcatatgtATTTTGTGGCAATGAAgttgctttaaaatatttgcaaaaaatAATTATTCTGAATTCACATCTATTGTGGGGTTTGTGATTCATTTATCCAATTGAGTGAAAATTATTAGCTATTCACTGTGCCCTTCGAGAGAGATAGATACTTGTGACAAAGCATCAGGCAACAGCAAAGTGCTTAATGTCCTCAaaagctttcttcctttctttagaaTTTGAAATGGATACTGAGTCATGCTAGCCTATAGGTCTGGATCTTTCATACTGGTTTTAGTATCATTTGGCAAATATTTCATGAATGTCTTTCATGATTTCCCTATTTTCCCCTTTGATAGCCTCCTCACCTCCAGTTCTGAGAGCAGGAGCTGTTGGTGATGTTTTTGGCTCCTGAGTTCCCAAAGCAGAAAATATTCAGTCTTAGGACAGAAAGAAATTTGTTCATATTCTTTCTGAGTAGTAGTTTGTTTTAAAACTGGAGTTTAAAATAGTCTGATACTGTAACCATCAACTATTTTAATATCAATACAGGATATGGATTGTAGATAACCTAAATATGTACACACTAAATTTAAATTGAGGCTCCAGGAATACTGATTTTGATAAATTACTTTATCTCAACCATCCTGCTTCCCCATTTTATGAACCAGGTAAAGCATTAACACATATAAGAGTAGTCCTGAGAATCCAAGAGTGGCCAACATGTGCtcatgtcttgttttttctttccagaaacaTCACTGAAAGGCTTCTAAGAGTGGATTTAAATATTCCAGACTGGAGAATTAACATTACAGCAGTGAAAAAAATCAACCACAATGAAATGTCATTTTGTGAAGTTCTGTCTTGTACCATGATTTTTCTTTCCCTCATCATTGCCCTAGTTGGGCTGGTTGGAAATGCCACAGTGCTATGGCTTCTGGGCTTCAAAATGCACAGGAATGCCTTTTCTGTCTATATGCTCAACCTGGCTGGTGCTGATTTCCTCTTCATGTGCTTTCAaattgtatattgtttttacagtATCTTGGAAACATACTCCATCTCcatggatttttttctgttttcctttgttgtgTTAAACTTTGCTTATCTTTGTGGTCTGAGCATCCTCACTGTTGTGAGCATTGAACGCTGCCTGTCTGTCATGTGGCCCATCTGGTATCGCTGCAAACGCCCAAGGCACACATCATTTGTCATATGTACCCTGCTTTGGGTCTTGACTCTGGTGTTGAGTCTTGTGGAAGGAAAGGAATGTGGCTTCCTATCTTATACCAGTGCACCTGGTTGGTGTAAGACATTTGATTTAATCACTACTGCatggttaattgttttacttgTGGTTCTCTTGGGATCCAGTCTGGCCTTGGTGGTTACTATCTTCTGTGGCTTACACAAGATTCCTATGACCAGGCTGTATGTGACCATTGTGATTACAGTGCTTGTCTTCCTGATCTTTGGTCTGCCTTATGGGATCTACTGGTTTCTCTTAGCATGGATTGATAAATTTCATTATGAAGAACCTTGTGGGTTTCATCAAGTGACAGTGTTTCTGTCCTGTGTTAACAGCTGTGCCAACCCCATCATTTACTGCCTTGTTGGCTCCATTAGGCATCATCAGTTCCAAAGGAAGACTCTCAAGCTACTGATACAGAGAGCCATGCAAGACACTCCTGAGCAGGAAGAATGTGAAGAGATGGGTTCCTCAGGAAGATCTAGagaaataaaaactgtatggaaAGGACTTAGAGCGGCTTTGATCAGACATAAATAGCTTTGAAAAACAGCTTTGTCCTTAAGAGTTTGTAGAAATTTCATAACGTCATTTGCTGATAATCCAAGATTAACTCAGTTAGGAAAAGTAGTCAATGTTGTAGAATGTGATTGATATTGGACTTGTTATGAGTATGAGTGCAGCATTTCTGCAGCTATCTTGCTCAGGGCTTTACCAGCTCCATTTGGTGGGACTCCTTGTAAGCTCTATGGGGTTCAGGAGAGCTGTTAACCACTATTGACAAGTCGCTTCTTCAGCAGAAGGCTCATGAAAGTGCAATGAAGAGTTGCATTTCTTTGCTCACTTAATTTGATCATAGTTAAATCCTTGTTAtattttgcaaaaataaaaaaaaatcctgttttaaaacaaactttTTCAGTGTTGATAGTTTAAATTGATAAGTCTTATAATCCCAGATCTTACTAATTTCTGTAGGTTTTAAAGACTATATAGAACAATAATCTTTCTTATATAAATTTCTTAGTAAAGAAATAAACATTCTCAAGAGAAGTCTAGTAAATCACTATTCACCAAGTGGAGTCCTCAACTTCAAAGTCACTGTATGCTCCATTTTCAGCATTGGAAGAATGCAGTTAGTTTCCTAAGGAGATCCATGGACTTCCATGCACATGGGAAGGTAgagagtgtctgtgtctgtcctcttttcttcctttcacagTGTCTAACTTACCTTCCCATGGTTGAGTGTTGAATTTGTCATGGCTCTCCCCGTTTCTGACTGTGTAATTCCTCATGACGGGTTTCCAGTGAAGTCCTATAGAATAGGTTCCCTTGAAATCAGACTTGTTTCAAATTTATACCATTTCCAGGAGCCAGTAGCATCCCTAAACTTAAATATGTACAgtttagtaaaattttatataaaacagaaaTTCAATTTTAAAGCTGGAGTATGTGATAATTTCAATTGCAGTACAATTAAGAGATTACAATATTAGTAGATTAAAGTAAATGAATCAACAGATTTTCTTAAGTTAGCCAC
This portion of the Apodemus sylvaticus chromosome 1, mApoSyl1.1, whole genome shotgun sequence genome encodes:
- the LOC127682240 gene encoding mas-related G-protein coupled receptor member X2-like yields the protein MSFCEVLSCTMIFLSLIIALVGLVGNATVLWLLGFKMHRNAFSVYMLNLAGADFLFMCFQIVYCFYSILETYSISMDFFLFSFVVLNFAYLCGLSILTVVSIERCLSVMWPIWYRCKRPRHTSFVICTLLWVLTLVLSLVEGKECGFLSYTSAPGWCKTFDLITTAWLIVLLVVLLGSSLALVVTIFCGLHKIPMTRLYVTIVITVLVFLIFGLPYGIYWFLLAWIDKFHYEEPCGFHQVTVFLSCVNSCANPIIYCLVGSIRHHQFQRKTLKLLIQRAMQDTPEQEECEEMGSSGRSREIKTVWKGLRAALIRHK